From Brevundimonas vesicularis:
AGAGGGGGCCATCAGTCCGTCAGCGCCCTTTGTCCCTGGCTGATGGCCTGCTCCAGCGTCAGCGCCTCGGCCAGCCGTTCGGCCCCGCAGGCGATGGCCAGCAGCTCCGCTGCATCCCCGCCCGGCGCGGCGTCATAGGCGGGGGCGGCGTCCGGCGTCGCCGGCCCTTCCGTCCCGTCCGCCTTCAAAGAGGAGAAGTCCAACCGATCCGCCGTCCTCGCCCGACAGTCGAACGCCCACCGCGACCAGCCGCCGACATAGGTCACGTCTCCGACCTTGAACCCGGCCTCGGTCACCTGCAGCTCCCGCATCCGCGCCACGTCGCCCTCGCGCTCGATCGAGGCCGCGTCGGCATAGATGGCGAACCGTCCCACGCCGGTCGGAATCAGTTGAGGATCGGCGAGCGCGAGCAGCAGGGCGATCATGCGACCAGGGTCTCCGCCTGTTTCAGGTCCACGCTGACCAGCTGGCTCATGCCGCGCTCGGGCATGGTGACGCCGTACAGCCGGTCCATCCGGCTCATGGTGACGGGGTTGTGGGTGATGACGATGAAGCGGGTGTCGGTGCGGCTGCGCATCTCGTGCAGCATCCGGCAGAACCGGTCCACGTTGGCGTCGTCCAGCGGCGCGTCCACCTCGTCCAGCACGCAGACCGGCGCGGGGTTGGCCAGGAAGACGCCGAAGATCAGGGCCGCCGCCGTCAGCGCCTGCTCGCCCCCGCTCATCAGGCTCATGACCGACAACCGCTTGCCGGGCGGGCAGGCGTAGATCTCCAGCCCCGCCTCCAGCGGGTCGTCGCTTTCGACCAGCTTCAGCTCCGCCTGCCCCCCGCCGAACAAAGCTTCGAACAGGGTCTTGAAGTTGGCGTTGATCACGTCGAACGCCGCCACCAGTCGCTCGCGGCCCTCGGCGTTCAGCTCGTCGATGCCGTCGCGCAGCTTGGCGATCGCCTGGGTCAGGTCGATGCGCTCCGACTTCATGCTGTTCAGCCGTTCGCCGTATTCGACCGCCTCGTCTTCGGCGCGCAGGTTGACGGCGCCCAGGGCCTCGCGTTCGCGCTCTAGGCCGTAGAGAAGGCTCTCGGCCCCGGCGGCGTCCGGCGGGCGGGCGATGGCGTCGTCCGTCAGCTTTTGACCCAGCTCCTGCGGCGACATCTGCGCCGTCTCGCGCAGGGTGGTCTCGGCCTCGGCTAGCTTCTCGGCGGCGGCCTCGGCGCGGGCGGACAGGCCGGCGCGCGCCTCGCGGGCCTGCGACGCGGCGGTCTCGGCGACGCGCGACGCGCGGTCGGCCTCGCTCGCCTCGGTTTCGGCGACGGCCATGGCGTCCGACGCCGCCTGTTTCCTCTGCTCGGCGGCGACCAGCGTGTCCATTAGCTTGCCGCGCTGCTCGGCGAAGCCCTGGGGCGCGACCTCGGCCTGTTTCAGCAGGGCGGCCGTCCGGTCGGCGTCCTTGGCCAGGGCGGCGACGCGGCCGGCGCTGTCCTTGGACCGCGTGACCCAGCCTTCGCGCGCACGGGTCAGGCTGCCCAGCCGCTGCTCGCGACCCTGACGATCGCGAGCCTCGGCGTCACGGTCCGAGCGGGCCGTCTGGGCGGCGGTGCGGGCGGCGTCGGCCGTGGCGCGGGCGGCCGTCAGTTCGTCGCGCAGGCCGGCGATCGTCTCGGACGGGGCGTCGGTAGTCTGGGCGGCGTCCAGGGCGGCTTGCGCCTCGGCTGTGTCGGCCGCCAGCCGGCTCACGGTGTCGTCCAACGCCTGGGCGCGGGCCTCGCGTCGGGCCTGCTCGCGGGCCAAGTTTTCGACGCGGTCACGAGCGGCGGTCACGGCCTTGTCGGCGGCGAAGGGCTTCAGGCGCGCGGCCTTGACCGCGTCTTCGGCGGCGCGGAAGGCTTCCGTCGCCGCCTTCTGGGCTGCCTGCGCCTGATCAAGCGCCGGTCTGCCCTTGTCGATCTCGGCCTCCAGCTCGGCCAGGCGCGTGCGTTGGGCCAGGCGCACGGCGGCCGGGCGCGGCGCCTCGGCGCGGCTGACGAACCCGTCCCAGCGATAGAGGTCGCCTTCGACCGTCACCAGGCGCGCGCCAGGAGGCAGGGCCTGAGCCAGCCGGGCCGCGTCGGCCTTGGACGCCACGCCGCAAAGAGCGAGGCGCGCGGTCAGCTGTTCCGGGGCCTGGACATGGTCGGACAGGGGCGCGACCCCGACGGGCCAGGACGGGGAGGGCGCCTCCGCCCCGCCCCAATAGGCGGCGGCCTTGGCGTCCAGCGCCGCATCCAGATCGTCGCCCAGGGCGGCGGCCAGGGCGGCCTCGAACCCCTTGTCGGCACGCACCTTGTCCAGCGCGGGGGGATGGTCGCGCTTGCCGGTGACCAGCAGTTGGGCCAGGCCGCGCGCCTCGGTCTGAAGCCGGCCCAGCCGGTCCTCTGCAGCGCGGGCGGCGGTGCGGGCCTCCTGTTCGGCGCGGGCCAGATCGCCGCGCGTGGCCTCAGCCGCGTCGACGGCGTCGCGCGCTGCGGCAAGGTCGGCCTGCGCCGCTTCCAGCGCCTGGCGGGCGTTCTCCAGCTCTGGCGTTTCCAGCGGCCCCAGAGCTTCGCGTTGGCGTCGGGCTTGGTCGTGCTGGGCGGTGACGCGGGCCAGTCGGGCCTCGGCGTCGCGTTTGCGGGCTGTCTCTGCGTTGGCGCGGGCCTCGACGGCGGCCAGCATCCCCGCCAGCCGTTCGACCTCGCCGTCGGCGGCTTTGCGAGCGTCCTCGGCGGCCGCCAGGGCCTTGTCCAGTTCGGGGCCGCGTTCGGGGGCGGCGGCGATCTCGGCCTTCAGCCGGCTCAGTTCGTTCTCCAGCCGGTCCAGTTCGCGCTGGGCGTCGGCGGCCATTCCGTCTTCGCGCGCGGCGTCGGCGGCGATGCGAGCGACCTCGGCCTTGAGGCGATCCACTTCCGCGCGGGCCGCCTGTTCAGCCATGTCCAGCCGATCGCGCTCCAGACTGACGCGGTGCAGCAGGGCGGAGGCGACGGCGTCCTCCTCCCGCGCGGGCTTCAGGGCTTCCTGGGCGGACAGGGCGGCCGTCTGGGCGGCGGCGGCGGCGGTCGTGGTGTCGGCGACAGCGACGTCGGCCGCGCGCAGTTCGACGGCGGCGGCCTCTGCGGCCAGACGCGCGTCGTTCCAGCGCACAT
This genomic window contains:
- a CDS encoding surface-adhesin E family protein, whose product is MIALLLALADPQLIPTGVGRFAIYADAASIEREGDVARMRELQVTEAGFKVGDVTYVGGWSRWAFDCRARTADRLDFSSLKADGTEGPATPDAAPAYDAAPGGDAAELLAIACGAERLAEALTLEQAISQGQRALTD
- the smc gene encoding chromosome segregation protein SMC, which produces MQFQRLRLVGFKSFVDPAEVHIESGLTGVVGPNGCGKSNVLESLRWVMGANSAKAMRGQGMDDVIFAGAAGRPPRSHAEVSLTIDNAQRRAPQPFTDSPVLEVSRRIDRGQGSTYRINGKEVRARDVQLLFADASTGANSPALVRQGQISELIAAKPQNRRRILEEAGGVAGLHTRRHEAELRLKAAETNLDRLDDIGRELETAMNRLKREARQAEKYKKISAEIRALQAALLYVRWNDARLAAEAAAVELRAADVAVADTTTAAAAAQTAALSAQEALKPAREEDAVASALLHRVSLERDRLDMAEQAARAEVDRLKAEVARIAADAAREDGMAADAQRELDRLENELSRLKAEIAAAPERGPELDKALAAAEDARKAADGEVERLAGMLAAVEARANAETARKRDAEARLARVTAQHDQARRQREALGPLETPELENARQALEAAQADLAAARDAVDAAEATRGDLARAEQEARTAARAAEDRLGRLQTEARGLAQLLVTGKRDHPPALDKVRADKGFEAALAAALGDDLDAALDAKAAAYWGGAEAPSPSWPVGVAPLSDHVQAPEQLTARLALCGVASKADAARLAQALPPGARLVTVEGDLYRWDGFVSRAEAPRPAAVRLAQRTRLAELEAEIDKGRPALDQAQAAQKAATEAFRAAEDAVKAARLKPFAADKAVTAARDRVENLAREQARREARAQALDDTVSRLAADTAEAQAALDAAQTTDAPSETIAGLRDELTAARATADAARTAAQTARSDRDAEARDRQGREQRLGSLTRAREGWVTRSKDSAGRVAALAKDADRTAALLKQAEVAPQGFAEQRGKLMDTLVAAEQRKQAASDAMAVAETEASEADRASRVAETAASQAREARAGLSARAEAAAEKLAEAETTLRETAQMSPQELGQKLTDDAIARPPDAAGAESLLYGLEREREALGAVNLRAEDEAVEYGERLNSMKSERIDLTQAIAKLRDGIDELNAEGRERLVAAFDVINANFKTLFEALFGGGQAELKLVESDDPLEAGLEIYACPPGKRLSVMSLMSGGEQALTAAALIFGVFLANPAPVCVLDEVDAPLDDANVDRFCRMLHEMRSRTDTRFIVITHNPVTMSRMDRLYGVTMPERGMSQLVSVDLKQAETLVA